One stretch of Streptomyces sp. MMBL 11-1 DNA includes these proteins:
- the paaD gene encoding 1,2-phenylacetyl-CoA epoxidase subunit PaaD encodes MVTDTRLEAELRALAGSVPDPELPVLTLAELGVLRDVRMEGPGRVTVRLTPTYTGCPAIEAMSADIERVLHDHGVPDVSVVTVLAPPWSTDDISAEGRRKLAEFGIAPPRAQGPDGGPVPLTLSVRCPHCGSTDTELLSRFSSTACKALRRCVACREPFDHFKEL; translated from the coding sequence ATGGTGACCGACACCCGGCTGGAGGCGGAGCTGCGCGCCCTCGCCGGCTCCGTGCCCGACCCCGAACTGCCGGTGCTGACCCTGGCCGAGCTCGGCGTTCTGCGGGACGTACGGATGGAGGGGCCGGGCCGGGTGACCGTGCGGCTCACCCCGACCTACACCGGCTGCCCGGCGATCGAGGCGATGTCCGCCGACATCGAGCGGGTGCTGCACGACCACGGCGTCCCGGACGTCTCCGTGGTCACGGTCCTGGCGCCGCCCTGGTCGACGGACGACATCAGCGCCGAGGGGCGCCGCAAGCTCGCCGAGTTCGGCATCGCCCCGCCGCGCGCCCAGGGCCCCGACGGCGGCCCCGTGCCGCTGACGCTCTCGGTGCGCTGCCCGCACTGCGGTTCCACGGACACGGAGCTGCTCAGCCGGTTCTCCTCCACGGCGTGCAAGGCCCTGCGCCGCTGCGTCGCCTGCCGCGAACCGTTCGACCACTTCAAGGAGTTGTAG
- a CDS encoding 2Fe-2S iron-sulfur cluster-binding protein gives MFHPLRVSAIERITDDAVAVTLAVPAELRETFRHTPGQHLNVRYTVDGQEIRRSYSICAPATEQPGEPVLRVGIRRVDGGAFSTYALKELAVGDRVEAMPPMGRFVLEPRPGLFAAVVGGSGITPVLSMAATLLDREPKARFCLIRSDRTAASTMFLDEVADLKDRYPDRFQLVTALSREEQSAGLPSGRLDAERLTGLLPAVVPVAEVDGWFLCGPLGLVRGTEKALKTLGVDRSRVHQEIFHVDEGPTDVTVAKVAAPSDAVLTATLHGRSGSWPVQDSESLLETVLRSRSDAPYACKGGVCGTCRAFLVSGEVRMDRNFALEPEETGAGFVLACQSHPLTPEVELDFDR, from the coding sequence ATGTTCCATCCGCTCCGGGTCAGCGCGATCGAACGGATCACGGACGACGCGGTAGCCGTGACGCTCGCCGTGCCGGCCGAGCTGCGCGAGACCTTCCGCCACACCCCCGGCCAGCACCTGAACGTGCGCTACACCGTGGACGGCCAGGAGATCCGCCGTTCGTACTCGATCTGCGCACCGGCCACCGAGCAGCCCGGCGAACCGGTCCTGCGGGTGGGCATCCGCCGGGTCGACGGCGGGGCCTTCTCCACGTACGCCCTGAAGGAACTGGCCGTCGGGGACCGGGTGGAGGCCATGCCTCCGATGGGCCGCTTCGTCCTGGAGCCCCGTCCCGGTCTGTTCGCGGCGGTGGTCGGCGGCAGCGGTATCACCCCGGTGCTGTCCATGGCGGCCACCCTGCTCGACCGGGAGCCGAAGGCACGGTTCTGCCTGATCCGCAGCGACCGCACGGCGGCCTCGACGATGTTCCTCGACGAGGTGGCCGACCTCAAGGACCGGTATCCGGACCGCTTCCAGCTGGTCACCGCCCTCTCCCGGGAGGAACAGTCGGCCGGCCTCCCCTCCGGGCGGCTCGACGCCGAACGGCTCACCGGCCTGCTGCCCGCCGTGGTTCCGGTGGCAGAGGTGGACGGCTGGTTCCTGTGCGGGCCGCTCGGCCTCGTACGGGGCACGGAGAAGGCCCTGAAGACCCTCGGCGTCGACCGCTCCCGGGTCCACCAGGAGATCTTCCACGTCGACGAGGGCCCCACCGACGTGACGGTGGCCAAGGTCGCCGCCCCCTCCGACGCCGTGCTGACGGCCACCCTCCACGGCCGCTCGGGCAGCTGGCCCGTACAGGACAGCGAGTCCCTGCTGGAAACGGTGCTGCGAAGCCGCTCGGACGCTCCGTACGCCTGCAAGGGAGGGGTGTGCGGGACCTGCCGGGCGTTCCTCGTCTCCGGAGAGGTCCGGATGGACCGCAACTTCGCGCTGGAACCGGAGGAGACCGGGGCGGGCTTCGTGCTGGCCTGCCAGTCGCATCCCCTCACCCCGGAGGTGGAGCTGGACTTCGACCGCTGA
- a CDS encoding rhodanese-like domain-containing protein, protein MNFAPLPSVDAAAVPSDGFVLDVRENDEWAAGHVEGALHIPMSDFVGRFGELTESAGDGRRVHVMCRVGGRSAQVTQYLVQQGIDAVNIDGGMQAWDGAGRPMVTDNGTPAFVL, encoded by the coding sequence ATGAATTTCGCCCCGCTGCCCTCGGTGGACGCCGCGGCGGTGCCGTCGGACGGCTTCGTCCTGGACGTCCGTGAGAACGACGAGTGGGCGGCCGGTCACGTCGAGGGTGCGCTGCACATCCCGATGAGCGACTTCGTGGGCCGGTTCGGTGAGCTGACCGAGTCCGCCGGGGACGGTCGGCGCGTGCATGTGATGTGCCGGGTCGGCGGCCGGTCGGCCCAGGTCACCCAGTATCTGGTCCAGCAGGGCATCGACGCGGTGAACATCGACGGCGGCATGCAGGCCTGGGACGGCGCCGGACGCCCGATGGTCACGGACAACGGAACACCCGCCTTCGTCCTCTGA
- a CDS encoding J domain-containing protein translates to MTHEAAGVPTTRNDEDRQDNDRPDAPPPAHEAGDAPGAQDAPVTPDASGAAGAAAGEPIGPADAGPADAAPRPEARLARAVQVAEQALIEFEIAVETFRVEVENFSRLHHQKLGPMYTRLDELDALIAEARAARTGDPEDERKAREARAVVMPMPGVDELFHDWMDTDGLSPEAAAMLTEQPVRPPKRVRPSEEARKLYRELARKSHPDLAQDEPERQRRDEFIARVNAAYGRGDVDLLQELAAEWAAGPVRPLTPLSESEELYARLEWLSRRKELLTVLAKELEEGAIGSMLRMAPDDPDQLLEDIAEQLLGEVSRREAELAAMVQ, encoded by the coding sequence GTGACCCACGAAGCCGCCGGGGTGCCGACCACCCGGAACGATGAAGACCGGCAGGACAACGACCGGCCGGACGCGCCCCCGCCCGCCCACGAAGCGGGGGATGCCCCGGGGGCGCAGGACGCTCCGGTGACGCCGGACGCTTCCGGTGCCGCGGGCGCCGCTGCCGGGGAGCCCATCGGCCCCGCGGACGCCGGCCCCGCGGACGCCGCGCCGCGCCCCGAGGCACGGCTGGCCAGGGCGGTGCAGGTCGCCGAGCAGGCGCTGATCGAGTTCGAGATCGCGGTGGAGACCTTCCGGGTGGAGGTCGAGAACTTCTCCCGGCTGCACCACCAGAAGCTCGGCCCGATGTACACCCGCCTCGACGAGCTGGACGCGCTGATCGCGGAGGCGCGGGCCGCCCGGACCGGGGATCCGGAGGACGAGCGCAAGGCGCGGGAGGCGCGGGCGGTCGTCATGCCGATGCCCGGGGTCGACGAGCTGTTCCACGACTGGATGGACACCGACGGGCTGTCCCCCGAGGCCGCGGCCATGCTCACCGAACAGCCGGTCCGGCCGCCGAAGCGGGTCAGGCCGAGCGAGGAGGCCCGCAAGCTCTACCGGGAGCTGGCCCGCAAGTCGCACCCGGACCTCGCCCAGGACGAGCCGGAACGGCAGCGCCGGGACGAGTTCATCGCCCGGGTGAACGCCGCCTACGGGCGCGGCGATGTCGACCTCCTCCAGGAACTCGCGGCGGAGTGGGCGGCCGGTCCGGTGCGGCCTCTGACCCCGCTGAGCGAGAGCGAGGAGCTCTACGCCCGGCTGGAGTGGCTCAGCCGCCGCAAGGAGCTGCTGACGGTGCTCGCCAAGGAGCTGGAGGAGGGCGCGATCGGCTCGATGCTGCGGATGGCCCCGGACGACCCGGATCAGCTGCTGGAGGACATCGCGGAGCAACTGCTGGGCGAGGTGTCCCGGCGCGAGGCCGAGCTGGCGGCGATGGTGCAGTAG
- a CDS encoding DUF2252 domain-containing protein, producing MPRSSHASLVLPSGRPDAVRAVEESNRGRVPGLTPIRVGRMAATPFAFLRGAAGLMAHDLTGSPVTGVGAQLCGDAHAANFGLYGDARGSLVIDLNDFDETVFGPWEWDLKRLATSLVLAGRAAGADEDTCRRGAHDAVGAYRRTMRLLARLPALDAWNAIADEELVSHADARDLVGTLERVSEKARNNTSARFAARSTEECPDGGRRFVDARPVLRRVPDAEAAVVAAGLGGYLSTVSEDRVPLLARYTIHDVAFRVVGTGSVGTRSYVVLLLDHRGEPLVLQVKEARPSVLAPHLPAVGFDVPEVAHEGRRVVLGQKRMQVVSDILLGWTDVDGRQFQVRQFRNRKGSVDPAALAADQVDDYGRMTGALLARAHAHSADPRLLAGYCGKNDELDTAVAAFAVTYADRTEADHAELVRAIKAGRLAAEFGI from the coding sequence GTGCCGCGGTCCTCGCACGCCTCACTGGTCCTGCCGTCGGGGCGGCCGGACGCCGTGCGGGCGGTCGAGGAGTCGAACCGGGGCCGCGTGCCGGGCCTGACGCCGATACGGGTGGGCCGGATGGCGGCGACGCCGTTCGCCTTCCTCCGGGGTGCGGCCGGGCTGATGGCCCACGACCTGACGGGCAGCCCGGTCACCGGGGTGGGCGCCCAGCTCTGCGGCGACGCGCACGCGGCCAACTTCGGCCTCTACGGCGATGCCCGGGGCAGTCTGGTCATCGATCTGAACGACTTCGACGAGACCGTCTTCGGGCCGTGGGAGTGGGACCTCAAGCGGCTCGCCACCTCCCTGGTGCTCGCCGGCCGGGCCGCCGGCGCCGACGAGGACACCTGCCGCCGGGGCGCGCACGACGCCGTCGGCGCCTACCGGCGCACGATGCGGCTCCTGGCCCGGCTGCCCGCCCTCGACGCCTGGAACGCGATCGCGGACGAGGAGCTCGTCTCGCACGCGGACGCGCGTGACCTGGTCGGCACCCTGGAGCGGGTCTCGGAGAAGGCCCGCAACAACACCAGCGCCCGTTTCGCCGCCCGCTCCACCGAGGAGTGCCCCGACGGCGGCCGCCGCTTCGTCGACGCCCGGCCCGTGCTGCGCCGGGTGCCGGACGCCGAGGCCGCGGTCGTGGCCGCCGGACTGGGCGGCTATCTTTCCACCGTCTCCGAGGACCGGGTGCCGCTGCTGGCCCGGTACACGATCCACGACGTGGCGTTCCGGGTGGTCGGCACCGGCAGTGTGGGAACCCGGTCCTACGTGGTGCTGCTGCTCGATCACCGGGGTGAGCCGCTGGTCCTTCAGGTGAAGGAGGCGCGCCCTTCCGTGCTCGCCCCCCATCTGCCCGCGGTCGGTTTCGACGTGCCGGAGGTGGCACACGAGGGCCGCCGGGTGGTGCTCGGGCAGAAGCGGATGCAGGTCGTCAGCGACATCCTGCTCGGCTGGACGGACGTCGACGGCAGGCAGTTCCAGGTCCGGCAGTTCCGGAACCGCAAGGGCAGTGTGGACCCCGCCGCGCTCGCCGCCGACCAGGTGGACGACTACGGGCGGATGACCGGCGCGCTGCTCGCGCGGGCGCACGCGCACAGCGCCGACCCCCGCCTGCTGGCGGGCTACTGCGGCAAGAACGACGAGCTCGACACGGCCGTGGCCGCGTTCGCGGTGACGTACGCCGACCGTACGGAAGCGGATCACGCCGAGCTGGTGCGGGCGATCAAGGCGGGCCGGCTGGCCGCCGAGTTCGGTATATGA
- a CDS encoding winged helix-turn-helix transcriptional regulator, which produces MADQGERAACRRVDGGISRVFALFGKRWTGQIVSVLLQRPVHFAELRRAIPGISERMLSDRLTELGAAGLVIREVDEGPPLRVAYRLTEAGTAMEPALNELGRWADTYLARDDAAGSEDGR; this is translated from the coding sequence ATGGCGGATCAGGGCGAGCGGGCGGCCTGTCGGCGGGTCGACGGGGGGATCAGTCGCGTCTTCGCGCTGTTCGGCAAGCGTTGGACCGGCCAGATCGTCTCGGTGCTGCTCCAGCGACCGGTGCACTTCGCCGAGCTGCGACGGGCGATTCCCGGAATCAGTGAGCGCATGCTCTCGGACCGGCTGACCGAACTCGGCGCGGCAGGCCTGGTGATCCGTGAGGTCGACGAGGGACCGCCGCTCCGCGTCGCGTACCGGCTCACCGAGGCGGGCACCGCGATGGAGCCCGCGCTCAACGAGCTGGGGCGGTGGGCGGACACCTATCTGGCGCGGGACGACGCGGCCGGTTCCGAGGACGGCCGCTGA
- a CDS encoding ScbR family autoregulator-binding transcription factor, translated as MAKQARAVQTWRSIVDAAASVFDDYGYERAAISEILRRAKVTKGALYFHFASKEAIAQAIMDEQTSTVEFEQDGSPLQSLVDGGQQFAFALRHNSMARAGTRLSIEGVFLGGPHPWGDWIDATARMLELGQERGEVFPQIDPMVSAKIIVASFTGIQLVSEADSGRADLREQVAEMWRHILPSIAHPGVIAHIKPEGRVDLAAQARERAEREEQEARIAAEAKGAGSDTAADSGPRSGGSGLRGGGSGRGPRAGGAGDEGDEEPAGARVAAGGFVA; from the coding sequence ATGGCGAAGCAGGCTCGCGCAGTCCAGACGTGGCGGTCGATCGTGGATGCCGCGGCGAGTGTCTTCGACGACTACGGCTACGAGCGTGCCGCCATCTCGGAGATTCTCCGCCGCGCCAAGGTCACCAAGGGGGCCTTGTACTTCCACTTCGCCTCCAAGGAGGCCATCGCGCAGGCGATCATGGACGAGCAGACCTCCACGGTCGAGTTCGAGCAGGATGGATCGCCGCTGCAGTCCTTGGTCGACGGTGGCCAGCAGTTCGCTTTCGCTCTGCGCCACAACTCGATGGCCCGGGCCGGTACCAGGCTCTCCATCGAGGGCGTCTTCCTCGGTGGACCGCACCCGTGGGGCGACTGGATCGATGCGACGGCCCGGATGCTGGAACTGGGCCAGGAGCGCGGCGAGGTCTTCCCGCAGATCGACCCGATGGTGTCAGCCAAAATCATCGTCGCTTCGTTCACCGGTATTCAGCTGGTCTCGGAGGCCGACTCCGGTCGGGCCGATCTGCGCGAGCAGGTGGCGGAGATGTGGCGCCACATCCTGCCGTCGATCGCTCACCCCGGCGTCATCGCCCACATCAAGCCGGAGGGACGGGTCGACCTGGCGGCCCAGGCGCGCGAGAGGGCGGAGCGTGAAGAGCAGGAGGCCAGGATCGCCGCGGAAGCCAAGGGTGCGGGCTCCGATACCGCGGCCGATTCGGGTCCCCGGTCGGGCGGGTCCGGCCTGAGAGGCGGCGGCTCCGGCCGTGGTCCGCGAGCCGGGGGCGCCGGCGACGAGGGCGACGAGGAGCCCGCAGGCGCCAGGGTCGCCGCCGGAGGGTTCGTCGCCTGA
- a CDS encoding FhaA domain-containing protein yields the protein MGVMKRFEQRLEGLVNGTFAKVFKSEVQPVEIAGALQRECDNNATIWNRERTVVPNDFIVELSTPDYERLSPYSGQLGDELSGLVRDYAKQQRYTFMGPIKVHLEKADDLDTGLYRVRSRTLASSTSQQDPSAQPQQPAAPRAPGGYGYPPSAAPPMPAAPPPGAGRPTAPTNDRRPQPAPGPLPDARTRRWIEINGTRHQISRPTLVMGRSTDADVRIDDPGVSRRHCEIRTGTPSTIQDLGSTNGIVVDGQHTTRATLRDGSRIVVGSTTIVYRQAEG from the coding sequence GTGGGGGTCATGAAGCGTTTCGAGCAGCGCCTCGAGGGGCTGGTCAACGGCACCTTCGCCAAGGTCTTCAAGTCCGAGGTACAGCCCGTCGAGATCGCCGGCGCCCTCCAGCGGGAGTGCGACAACAACGCGACGATCTGGAACCGTGAGCGGACCGTCGTCCCCAACGACTTCATCGTCGAGCTCAGCACGCCCGACTACGAGCGGCTCAGCCCGTACTCCGGCCAGTTGGGCGACGAGCTCTCCGGCCTGGTGCGCGACTACGCCAAACAGCAGCGCTACACCTTCATGGGACCGATCAAGGTCCACCTGGAGAAGGCCGACGACCTCGACACCGGGCTCTACCGGGTCCGCAGCCGCACTCTGGCATCGAGTACGTCACAGCAGGACCCCTCTGCCCAGCCCCAGCAGCCCGCGGCCCCGCGGGCTCCCGGCGGCTACGGCTACCCCCCGAGCGCCGCTCCGCCGATGCCCGCGGCCCCGCCGCCCGGCGCCGGGCGGCCCACGGCCCCCACGAACGACCGGCGCCCGCAACCCGCGCCCGGCCCCCTGCCGGACGCCCGGACACGGCGCTGGATCGAGATCAACGGCACCCGCCATCAGATCTCCCGCCCGACGTTGGTGATGGGACGATCCACCGACGCCGACGTGCGGATCGACGATCCCGGCGTATCGCGCCGGCACTGTGAGATCCGGACCGGAACGCCCTCGACGATCCAGGATCTCGGGTCTACCAACGGCATCGTGGTAGACGGGCAGCACACCACCCGCGCTACGCTCCGCGACGGCTCGCGGATCGTCGTGGGCAGCACCACCATCGTTTACCGGCAAGCCGAAGGGTGA
- a CDS encoding FHA domain-containing protein FhaB/FipA produces MSELTLTVMRLGFLAVLWLFVIVAVQVIRSDLFGTRVTQRGSRRTAADARPQQGRQQQAAPPQQRQQPGRQRRGAPTKLVVSEGTLTGTTVALQGQTITLGRAHDSTIVLDDDYASSRHARIYPDRDGQWIVEDLGSTNGTYLERTRLTTPTPVPLGAPIRIGKTVIELRK; encoded by the coding sequence ATGTCAGAGCTGACCCTTACGGTCATGCGGCTAGGTTTCCTGGCTGTTCTGTGGCTGTTCGTCATCGTGGCCGTACAGGTCATCCGCAGCGACCTGTTCGGAACGCGCGTCACGCAGCGCGGCTCACGCCGCACTGCCGCCGACGCGCGCCCCCAACAGGGCCGCCAACAACAAGCAGCGCCGCCCCAGCAGCGCCAGCAGCCCGGCCGGCAGCGCCGCGGGGCACCAACAAAGCTGGTCGTGTCCGAAGGCACGCTCACGGGCACCACGGTCGCGCTCCAGGGCCAGACCATCACCCTGGGCCGGGCCCACGATTCAACGATCGTGCTGGACGACGACTACGCGTCCAGCAGGCATGCCAGGATCTACCCGGACCGTGACGGCCAGTGGATCGTCGAGGATCTCGGGTCCACCAACGGCACGTATCTGGAACGGACCCGGCTCACCACCCCGACACCAGTTCCGCTGGGCGCGCCGATCCGTATCGGCAAGACCGTCATCGAGCTGCGGAAGTAG
- a CDS encoding PP2C family protein-serine/threonine phosphatase, translating into MSLSLRFAAGSHKGMIREGNEDSGYAGPRLLAIADGMGGQAAGEVASSEVISTLVPLDDDVPGSDLLTSLGTAVQQANDQLRVMVEEDPQLEGMGTTLTALLWTGRRLGLVHVGDSRAYLLRDGVLTQITQDHTWVQRLVDEGRITEEEATTHPQRSLLMRALGSGDHVEPDLSIREVRAGDRYLICSDGLSGVVSHQTMEETLASYQGPAETIQELIQLALRGGGPDNITCIVADVLDVDNNDSLAGQLSDTPVVVGAVAENQAQLGDGGAMQTPAGRAAGLGRPVPPPAGGFGPPGSGDAAYGGMPDGSYDAYTDEDFAKPGGGRKWLKRSVFIVLALAVIGGGLYGGYRWTQTQYYVGTQDGHVALFQGISQDLAWVSLSKVEKNHPEIELKYLPPYQRKQVEATIAEGNITDAREKVAELAAQASACKKDAQRRAADAENQARKGEGEAGGTAGAPAARTSATSSAKETKPTSAPTPGPSLSEEEKKLVPQCGKQ; encoded by the coding sequence ATGAGTCTGTCGCTGCGCTTCGCCGCCGGGTCGCACAAGGGCATGATCCGGGAGGGCAATGAGGACTCCGGCTATGCCGGTCCCCGGCTCCTCGCCATCGCCGACGGCATGGGCGGTCAGGCGGCCGGTGAGGTCGCCAGCTCCGAGGTGATCTCCACGCTCGTCCCGCTCGACGACGACGTACCGGGATCCGATCTTCTGACCTCGCTCGGCACCGCCGTGCAGCAGGCCAACGACCAGCTGCGGGTCATGGTCGAGGAGGACCCCCAGCTGGAGGGCATGGGCACCACGCTCACCGCCCTGCTCTGGACCGGCCGGCGCCTGGGCCTGGTGCACGTCGGCGACTCCCGCGCGTATCTGCTGCGCGACGGCGTCCTGACGCAGATCACCCAGGACCACACCTGGGTGCAGCGTCTCGTCGACGAGGGCCGGATCACCGAGGAGGAGGCCACCACCCACCCGCAGCGCTCCCTGCTGATGCGGGCGCTGGGAAGCGGCGACCATGTCGAACCGGACCTCTCCATCCGCGAGGTCCGCGCCGGCGACCGCTATCTGATCTGCTCGGACGGTCTCTCCGGCGTTGTCTCGCACCAGACGATGGAAGAGACCCTCGCCAGCTACCAGGGCCCGGCGGAGACCATCCAGGAGCTGATCCAGCTCGCCCTGCGCGGCGGCGGCCCGGACAACATCACCTGCATCGTGGCCGACGTCCTGGACGTCGACAACAACGACAGCCTGGCCGGGCAGCTCAGCGACACCCCGGTCGTCGTCGGCGCGGTCGCGGAGAACCAGGCCCAGCTGGGCGACGGCGGGGCCATGCAGACGCCCGCCGGCCGCGCGGCCGGCCTCGGCCGCCCCGTGCCCCCGCCCGCCGGCGGCTTCGGCCCGCCCGGCAGCGGCGACGCCGCTTACGGGGGCATGCCGGACGGCTCCTACGACGCCTATACGGACGAGGACTTCGCCAAACCGGGCGGCGGCCGTAAATGGCTGAAGCGTTCCGTCTTCATCGTGCTCGCACTGGCCGTGATCGGCGGCGGTCTGTACGGCGGCTACCGCTGGACGCAGACGCAGTACTACGTCGGCACGCAGGACGGACACGTCGCGCTGTTCCAGGGCATCAGCCAGGACCTCGCCTGGGTCTCGCTCTCGAAGGTCGAGAAGAACCACCCCGAGATCGAGCTCAAGTACCTGCCGCCGTACCAGCGCAAGCAGGTCGAGGCGACGATCGCCGAGGGCAACATCACCGACGCCCGCGAGAAGGTCGCCGAACTCGCCGCCCAGGCCTCCGCCTGCAAGAAGGACGCGCAGCGCCGAGCCGCCGACGCCGAGAACCAGGCCCGTAAGGGCGAGGGCGAGGCCGGCGGCACCGCCGGGGCCCCCGCCGCCAGGACTTCCGCCACGTCCTCCGCCAAGGAGACCAAGCCGACCAGCGCTCCCACTCCCGGCCCCAGCCTCTCGGAGGAAGAGAAGAAGCTGGTCCCGCAGTGCGGTAAGCAGTAA
- a CDS encoding FtsW/RodA/SpoVE family cell cycle protein, with protein MSVVTNTTTIGAIDAPSRRNTELALVVFAVAISVFAYANVGLALNGELPSGMLGYGAGLALLGGVGHLVVRRFAKYADPLLLPLATLLNGLGLALIWRLDQSERFQALDTFVPAASKQLLFSAIGVGMLVAVLVVLKDHRILQRYTYISMVVALFLLILPMFFPAVNGAKIWIRIPGVGTLQPGEFAKIIITVFFSGYLMVKRDALALASRRFMGLYLPRGRDLGPILAIWAMSILILVFETDLGTSLLFFGMFVVMLYVATERTSWIIFGLLMSAVGAVSVATFEPHVQQRVTAWLDPFAGWNKVAASEQMAKSLMAFGSGGTLGTGLGQGNSDLIGFAANSDFILATVGEELGLAGMMAVLLVYGLIVERGVRTALAARDPFGKLLAIGLSGSFAIQVFVVAGGVMGLIPLTGMTMPFLAAGGSSVLANWALIAILIRISDTARRPAPAPSPSTDAEMTQVVRP; from the coding sequence ATGAGCGTTGTCACCAACACCACCACCATCGGCGCGATCGACGCACCGAGCCGCCGCAACACCGAACTGGCGCTCGTCGTCTTCGCCGTCGCCATCTCGGTGTTCGCCTACGCCAACGTGGGCCTCGCCCTCAACGGTGAGCTGCCCTCGGGCATGCTCGGATACGGGGCGGGCCTCGCCCTGCTCGGCGGCGTCGGCCACCTCGTGGTGCGCAGATTCGCCAAGTACGCCGACCCGCTGCTGCTGCCCCTGGCCACCCTGCTCAACGGACTGGGACTGGCGCTGATCTGGCGCCTGGACCAGTCCGAACGCTTCCAGGCCCTGGACACCTTCGTACCCGCCGCCTCGAAACAGCTGCTGTTCTCCGCCATCGGCGTGGGAATGCTGGTCGCGGTCCTGGTCGTCCTCAAGGACCACCGCATCCTGCAGCGCTACACGTACATCTCCATGGTCGTGGCGCTGTTCCTGCTGATCCTGCCGATGTTCTTCCCCGCCGTGAACGGCGCCAAGATCTGGATCAGGATCCCGGGTGTCGGAACGCTCCAGCCCGGCGAGTTCGCCAAGATCATCATCACCGTGTTCTTCTCGGGCTACCTGATGGTCAAGCGCGACGCGCTGGCCCTGGCCAGCCGCCGCTTCATGGGTCTCTACCTGCCCCGCGGCCGCGACCTCGGTCCGATCCTCGCCATCTGGGCGATGTCGATCCTGATCCTCGTCTTCGAGACCGACCTCGGCACCTCGCTGCTCTTCTTCGGCATGTTCGTCGTCATGCTCTACGTGGCGACCGAGCGCACCAGCTGGATCATCTTCGGTCTACTGATGTCGGCGGTCGGCGCGGTCAGCGTCGCCACATTCGAACCGCACGTCCAGCAGCGCGTCACCGCCTGGCTCGACCCGTTCGCGGGCTGGAACAAGGTGGCCGCGAGCGAGCAGATGGCGAAGTCCCTGATGGCCTTCGGATCCGGTGGCACCCTCGGGACCGGGCTCGGGCAGGGCAACTCCGACCTGATCGGCTTCGCGGCCAACTCCGACTTCATCCTCGCCACAGTCGGTGAGGAGCTCGGGCTCGCCGGGATGATGGCCGTGCTCCTCGTCTACGGCCTGATCGTCGAGCGTGGCGTACGCACCGCGCTGGCGGCCCGCGACCCGTTCGGCAAGCTGCTCGCGATCGGCCTCTCCGGCTCGTTCGCCATCCAGGTGTTCGTCGTCGCCGGCGGTGTGATGGGCCTCATCCCGCTCACCGGTATGACGATGCCGTTCCTGGCGGCAGGTGGTTCCTCCGTGCTCGCCAACTGGGCCCTGATCGCCATTCTGATCAGAATCAGCGATACCGCCCGTCGCCCGGCGCCTGCTCCCTCTCCGTCCACCGACGCCGAGATGACACAAGTGGTCCGCCCGTGA